From Paenibacillus polymyxa, the proteins below share one genomic window:
- a CDS encoding copper resistance CopC/CopD family protein, giving the protein MLCLPLLLLFPHSSWAHAFVVESSPTENQVLDKSPSQVTITFNEDLQSAFMSIKVTDETGKRVDTGKAQLNPEHQSTMEIQLIPGVKNGIYTITWRALSADGHPVNGVIPFQVGSGSNAYTDQATPSESSGTSRIDLIAVRWLLYIGLSLLFGAICFRLFLLPSINRAKNRSEQQMLSQRPSDTLPRWTKLLWSGYGITSAVILISLPLQASWDAGVSIGEGFSLPILGEALQFTGAGQIWFIQMILVLLLSVTLIYAIDPSISDRQRRVWGYSSVLLTLSLMLSKAFVGHPAAATHPAPAIVADFVHLAASAFWIGSLAVMVVCLPVAGLELPVSVQATLRQTVLRRFAGWGMAMVAALLATGIYGAVLYIPAPSMLLNTSYGLVLLGKAALLLVMLVFAASQFRSARQAAASKRAAGGLRTELSVGLLVMLLAAVLTHLSPGQAPAVPFEETRTTGEYSVTLAVSPNAVGSNEFKVSVQDSKGAAVSGIQQVTLTLIPANPDQDQQEFVLPVKQQQPFRSQELITSEGTWAVKVHALTASLDAVDAEFTLQVDGKK; this is encoded by the coding sequence TTGCTGTGTCTCCCTCTTCTGCTCCTGTTTCCTCACTCATCGTGGGCTCATGCATTTGTCGTTGAATCCAGCCCGACCGAAAATCAGGTTTTGGACAAGTCCCCTTCTCAGGTGACTATCACTTTCAACGAAGATTTGCAGTCTGCCTTCATGTCCATCAAAGTGACTGATGAAACAGGCAAGCGGGTCGACACAGGAAAAGCACAGCTCAATCCAGAGCACCAATCCACCATGGAGATCCAATTGATTCCAGGGGTGAAGAATGGAATTTACACCATCACTTGGAGAGCTTTGTCCGCAGATGGACACCCAGTCAATGGAGTGATTCCATTTCAAGTAGGTAGCGGTTCCAATGCGTATACCGATCAAGCTACCCCTTCTGAAAGCTCTGGGACATCACGAATCGACTTAATTGCTGTCCGTTGGCTCCTTTACATAGGGTTATCGCTGCTGTTTGGAGCGATTTGTTTCCGACTGTTCCTCTTACCGAGCATAAACCGAGCCAAGAATCGCAGTGAACAGCAGATGCTTAGTCAGCGACCCTCTGACACATTACCCCGTTGGACTAAGCTGCTCTGGAGCGGCTACGGCATAACGTCTGCTGTCATTTTAATTAGCCTACCGCTTCAGGCGTCTTGGGATGCCGGAGTTTCCATCGGGGAGGGCTTCTCACTCCCTATTCTGGGAGAAGCTCTTCAATTTACGGGAGCAGGGCAAATCTGGTTTATCCAGATGATTCTCGTGCTGCTTCTAAGCGTAACGCTAATTTATGCGATCGATCCCAGCATTTCTGATCGCCAGCGCCGTGTTTGGGGCTACAGCTCCGTTTTACTCACGCTGAGCCTCATGCTGTCCAAGGCCTTTGTCGGGCATCCGGCAGCAGCCACCCACCCGGCTCCAGCCATTGTGGCAGATTTCGTCCATCTTGCAGCGTCAGCTTTTTGGATCGGATCACTTGCCGTCATGGTGGTGTGCCTGCCTGTTGCCGGATTGGAGCTGCCTGTATCCGTGCAGGCAACTCTGCGACAAACGGTCCTGCGCCGCTTCGCTGGCTGGGGCATGGCTATGGTGGCGGCGCTACTCGCCACTGGTATCTATGGAGCGGTGCTGTACATTCCAGCTCCCTCCATGCTGCTGAACACATCCTATGGACTCGTTCTGCTTGGTAAAGCAGCGCTACTGCTAGTAATGCTGGTCTTCGCAGCCAGCCAGTTTCGCAGCGCTCGGCAAGCGGCGGCGAGCAAGCGAGCCGCCGGAGGATTGCGTACCGAGCTGTCCGTCGGTCTGCTCGTGATGCTACTGGCAGCGGTGCTCACTCACCTGTCACCTGGCCAGGCACCTGCTGTACCGTTTGAGGAGACTCGCACTACTGGCGAATACAGCGTTACACTGGCAGTCAGCCCTAATGCTGTGGGCAGCAATGAATTTAAGGTATCCGTTCAGGATAGCAAGGGGGCTGCCGTTTCAGGAATCCAGCAGGTCACATTAACGCTTATCCCAGCTAATCCTGACCAAGATCAACAGGAATTTGTCTTGCCCGTGAAGCAGCAACAGCCTTTCCGCAGTCAGGAATTGATAACCTCCGAAGGAACATGGGCGGTAAAAGTACATGCTCTGACAGCATCACTCGATGCGGTTGATGCTGAATTCACTCTGCAAGTAGACGGTAAAAAATAA
- a CDS encoding YcnI family protein, producing MNTTIQTAKFRFSRLATSMGLIAAGALLFAGMASAHVTVKPSVSQPNAWETYTLKVPVEKNIPTTKVALKIPKEVVFKQYEPVPEWKVATEKDSSGKITTVTWTSEKDGIQAGQYQRFSFVAQNADQNTAAAWDAFQYYSDGSIVEWTGDEGSNNPHSITTITADATPETPAPAADSGHDSAGTAEGHASTDTAKDSSSTAPTSDNAAEAAPAASAPASSAAQTTALVLSIIAVVLGAAAVGITLKRRK from the coding sequence ATGAATACAACGATTCAAACAGCAAAATTCAGGTTTTCCAGGTTAGCAACTTCCATGGGTTTAATTGCGGCTGGTGCCTTGCTTTTTGCAGGTATGGCCAGTGCGCATGTGACGGTCAAGCCTTCCGTTTCACAACCTAATGCGTGGGAAACGTACACGTTGAAAGTGCCTGTGGAAAAAAACATTCCAACCACTAAAGTCGCCTTAAAAATTCCCAAAGAGGTCGTTTTCAAACAATACGAGCCTGTACCGGAATGGAAGGTAGCCACCGAAAAAGACAGCTCTGGCAAAATAACTACCGTCACCTGGACGTCTGAAAAAGACGGAATCCAAGCAGGTCAGTACCAACGCTTCAGCTTTGTAGCACAAAATGCAGATCAGAATACTGCAGCAGCCTGGGACGCCTTCCAATATTACAGTGACGGAAGTATTGTGGAATGGACAGGCGATGAAGGAAGTAACAATCCTCATTCTATTACTACAATCACGGCGGATGCCACACCGGAAACTCCTGCTCCTGCCGCAGACAGCGGACATGATTCGGCAGGCACCGCAGAGGGTCATGCAAGCACAGATACGGCTAAAGATAGCAGCAGCACCGCACCTACCTCGGACAATGCTGCTGAGGCTGCCCCTGCTGCTTCTGCTCCAGCCAGCTCTGCTGCACAAACCACAGCACTTGTTCTCTCGATCATTGCAGTCGTGCTTGGTGCAGCAGCAGTAGGCATTACACTCAAGCGTCGCAAGTAA
- a CDS encoding stalk domain-containing protein, with the protein MKIVNKAFLSSVILLSTAAGIYSPMAQAEAGKVSIMLDGYPLPFPVQPAMMDGTTMVPFRAISEALGITVKWDQASQSITATKTQGSATKQVVLKMGSRNATVDGQTVQLTAAPQTVRGSTMIPLGFFGQQFGATVNWNQGTRTVSITSPREAMYTVGFYALSSFDQKSKIPNFNAVAFGWSRIDTNGQFTTTGKEYKWPQAAGAVTPESILQEADSQGTSPYLMVYSVDGNHELTKVLENTQLQEQTISQIVSTATDKQFKGITLDLEGLGWSGDKAKARSDYNAFIKKLSAKAHQAGLKLTVVLHPLNSSYAGYDYKTLGNLADDLIIMAYDYGQKSTPEPLDKVDEAIKLALKETSRDKLILGISMGSEKDSTVNAKIGLAKRYDLKGIAIWRLGIIGETAWAQMNESIEFK; encoded by the coding sequence ATGAAAATCGTAAATAAGGCTTTTTTATCTAGCGTTATCCTTCTGAGTACCGCAGCGGGCATCTATAGCCCTATGGCACAAGCGGAGGCGGGTAAGGTCAGCATCATGCTGGACGGATATCCATTGCCGTTCCCTGTACAGCCTGCCATGATGGACGGCACGACGATGGTTCCCTTTCGCGCTATTTCTGAGGCTCTGGGCATTACAGTGAAATGGGATCAAGCCAGCCAAAGCATCACCGCTACCAAAACGCAAGGCAGTGCAACCAAGCAGGTGGTTCTCAAAATGGGGAGCCGCAATGCCACAGTAGACGGGCAAACGGTTCAACTCACAGCCGCACCGCAAACCGTGCGCGGCAGCACGATGATTCCGCTGGGCTTTTTCGGGCAACAGTTTGGAGCCACAGTCAACTGGAATCAGGGAACACGGACGGTCTCTATTACATCGCCACGTGAAGCTATGTATACTGTAGGCTTCTATGCGCTGTCTTCCTTTGACCAAAAATCCAAAATACCGAATTTTAATGCCGTTGCCTTCGGCTGGAGCCGAATTGATACAAACGGACAGTTCACAACGACTGGCAAAGAATATAAATGGCCACAAGCTGCCGGAGCTGTAACGCCTGAGTCTATTTTACAGGAGGCAGATAGCCAGGGGACTTCCCCTTACCTGATGGTTTATTCTGTAGACGGTAATCATGAGCTAACCAAGGTTTTGGAAAATACGCAGCTTCAAGAACAAACCATTTCCCAAATCGTCAGCACTGCGACCGATAAGCAGTTCAAGGGCATTACGTTAGATCTTGAAGGATTGGGCTGGAGCGGCGATAAGGCCAAAGCTCGTTCTGATTACAATGCTTTTATTAAAAAGTTATCGGCCAAAGCGCATCAAGCCGGACTCAAGCTCACCGTCGTTCTGCATCCGCTGAATAGCTCTTACGCTGGCTATGACTACAAAACGCTGGGCAATCTGGCGGACGATCTGATCATCATGGCCTATGATTACGGACAAAAATCTACACCTGAGCCATTGGATAAAGTGGACGAAGCCATAAAACTGGCGTTGAAGGAAACCTCGCGGGATAAGCTCATTTTGGGAATTTCAATGGGTAGCGAAAAAGACAGCACCGTTAACGCCAAGATCGGTTTAGCCAAACGTTATGATCTCAAAGGAATCGCAATCTGGCGTCTGGGCATCATCGGAGAAACAGCCTGGGCACAGATGAACGAATCCATCGAGTTTAAATAG
- a CDS encoding winged helix-turn-helix transcriptional regulator, which yields MAQEMEHTVSVNFGCPVAKTVGVIGGKWKGVILYHLTTGPRRYNEIRRTLPNITQRMLTLQLRELERDGIVHREIYNENPPRVEYSLTPLGDTLRPLLDFMRDWGIFYGEQGCEPVETISKSGKHFAKIDMKKAHR from the coding sequence ATGGCACAGGAGATGGAACATACAGTTAGCGTTAATTTTGGATGTCCGGTAGCGAAAACTGTCGGGGTGATTGGAGGCAAGTGGAAGGGGGTCATCTTGTATCATTTGACCACAGGACCACGGCGCTATAATGAAATTCGACGAACCTTGCCTAATATTACACAGCGGATGCTAACCTTGCAGCTACGCGAATTGGAGCGTGATGGAATTGTGCACCGTGAAATTTATAACGAGAACCCACCACGTGTGGAATACTCGCTTACCCCGTTGGGAGATACGTTAAGACCGTTGCTGGATTTTATGAGAGACTGGGGGATCTTCTACGGAGAACAAGGATGCGAGCCTGTGGAGACAATTTCCAAGTCAGGCAAGCATTTTGCTAAAATAGACATGAAAAAAGCCCACCGATGA
- a CDS encoding NAD(P)H-dependent oxidoreductase, producing MFNTSAKKQEILDAFLFRHATKEFAPDRIIPEEDFQFILETGRLSPSSVGFEPWQFVVVQNQALREKLAAVSSGGQKQIPAASHVVLILARKDVRYDSPYVEYMYKEVKGMSDEDFASLPGRYKIFQGENQRLLENERTLFDWASKQTYIALGNMMTAAAQIGIDSCPIEGFNYDQVHAILEEEGLLEDGLLDISVIAAFGYRAHEPKREKSRQPLEKVTRWVL from the coding sequence ATGTTCAATACATCAGCTAAAAAGCAGGAAATTCTGGATGCCTTTTTATTCAGACATGCCACGAAGGAATTCGCCCCCGATCGCATCATACCTGAGGAGGATTTTCAATTCATTCTCGAAACCGGACGACTTTCCCCAAGCTCCGTAGGATTTGAACCGTGGCAGTTTGTGGTCGTGCAAAATCAGGCATTGAGAGAAAAGCTGGCGGCGGTTTCCAGTGGTGGTCAAAAGCAAATTCCTGCGGCCAGCCACGTCGTTTTGATTTTGGCACGTAAGGATGTCCGTTATGATTCACCTTACGTGGAGTACATGTATAAAGAGGTTAAGGGGATGTCTGACGAAGACTTTGCCTCCCTACCAGGCCGCTATAAGATTTTCCAGGGTGAAAACCAACGCCTGCTGGAAAACGAACGCACGTTATTCGACTGGGCCTCCAAGCAAACTTATATTGCCTTAGGTAATATGATGACAGCGGCAGCTCAGATCGGCATTGATTCCTGCCCGATTGAAGGCTTTAACTATGATCAGGTGCATGCCATTTTGGAGGAAGAAGGCCTGCTGGAGGACGGGCTGCTGGATATTTCAGTCATCGCTGCCTTCGGTTATCGTGCTCATGAACCCAAGCGGGAAAAATCCAGGCAACCACTGGAGAAAGTTACACGTTGGGTCCTGTAA
- a CDS encoding TIGR02328 family protein, with translation MRLWHEQLIGKLPRPQLLGQHRECCALRGNGWGKPHATVNYVFDYHPMLLVRYHKLIMDEMKRRGYNVDPLWEQPLYRGKQCEPWEAELGEELAGADAYVEHDDEYMKECLDNLASKGILIEIEVI, from the coding sequence ATGAGGCTTTGGCATGAACAATTGATTGGCAAGCTCCCCCGTCCCCAACTGTTGGGACAACATCGTGAGTGTTGTGCCCTGCGGGGGAACGGGTGGGGAAAGCCACACGCCACAGTGAATTATGTGTTCGACTATCACCCCATGCTGCTGGTACGCTATCATAAGCTCATTATGGACGAAATGAAAAGAAGAGGATACAATGTTGATCCACTATGGGAACAGCCATTGTATCGTGGTAAGCAGTGTGAACCTTGGGAAGCGGAGCTAGGCGAGGAACTGGCAGGCGCGGACGCATATGTGGAGCATGATGACGAATATATGAAGGAGTGCCTGGATAACCTGGCTTCCAAAGGAATTTTAATAGAGATTGAAGTGATCTGA
- a CDS encoding DUF445 domain-containing protein, with the protein MEKPKNTKTAAAWSLVILGAGFAATVPFQQYGWARLLAGAFEAGLVGGLADWFAVTALFRHPLGIPIPHTALLPKNRDKLTNALVNTVENNLLNKDSIASKIADIRLAELMLGGVEKGLRTPEAAASIDVLAKRLVQSLPLAELAPIIVAEIKRQVTDIDAGPLLEALARQSSEKGYDIRALDYTLEQAESWLLRPETGYTLGTLGMQAVSGLQVSGLMQFALNAFLGYLNEERMGEMIRHFLLDQVAELQREEHPRRLAVIDGLRTQVTRLATKDTVQEGLNGWKDSLIEAWEGEASVLGKMEELRTRLLNYMEDEDYVPTYILPLLDRMLADLRGNTELLDKINARIVEGITSLVEANHSRIGNLVRENVDKMDNKSLIALMEDKLGQDLQWIRINGAVTGFLIGIVLTGIRMLIQ; encoded by the coding sequence ATGGAAAAACCCAAAAATACGAAAACCGCAGCGGCTTGGTCGCTCGTTATTCTAGGGGCAGGCTTTGCAGCCACCGTGCCCTTCCAGCAATATGGCTGGGCTCGATTGTTAGCCGGAGCCTTTGAGGCAGGACTTGTAGGGGGACTGGCAGACTGGTTCGCTGTCACAGCATTGTTCCGTCATCCGCTAGGCATCCCGATACCACATACGGCGCTTCTCCCTAAAAATAGGGACAAGCTCACGAATGCATTGGTGAATACGGTGGAAAATAACTTGCTGAACAAAGACAGCATTGCTTCTAAAATCGCGGACATTCGTTTGGCGGAGCTGATGCTGGGCGGTGTGGAAAAAGGATTGCGTACACCAGAAGCAGCAGCATCGATAGATGTGCTCGCCAAGCGGCTCGTCCAGTCGCTCCCGCTCGCGGAATTGGCTCCGATTATCGTGGCTGAGATCAAGCGACAGGTGACGGACATCGATGCCGGACCACTACTGGAGGCGCTTGCCCGCCAATCCAGTGAGAAGGGCTATGATATTCGCGCACTGGATTACACGCTGGAGCAGGCGGAATCCTGGCTTTTGCGACCGGAAACAGGCTATACACTTGGCACCTTAGGGATGCAGGCTGTCAGTGGTTTGCAGGTGAGCGGGCTGATGCAATTTGCCTTGAACGCCTTCCTCGGCTATCTGAACGAAGAGCGCATGGGTGAAATGATTCGTCATTTCCTGCTGGATCAGGTAGCAGAGCTGCAAAGGGAAGAGCATCCGCGCCGTCTGGCAGTGATCGACGGTCTGAGAACACAGGTGACCCGATTGGCAACGAAGGATACGGTTCAGGAAGGGCTGAACGGCTGGAAGGATAGCCTGATTGAAGCTTGGGAAGGCGAAGCGTCCGTGCTCGGTAAAATGGAAGAGCTTCGTACCCGCTTATTGAACTATATGGAAGACGAAGACTATGTGCCGACCTACATTTTACCGTTACTGGATCGGATGCTGGCTGATTTAAGAGGGAATACCGAATTGCTGGACAAAATTAATGCACGAATCGTGGAAGGAATTACTAGTCTCGTGGAAGCCAATCATAGCCGGATTGGTAACCTGGTGCGCGAAAATGTAGACAAAATGGACAACAAATCCCTGATTGCACTGATGGAGGACAAACTGGGACAGGATTTGCAGTGGATACGTATTAACGGCGCAGTAACAGGCTTCCTGATCGGTATTGTACTGACAGGTATCCGTATGCTAATCCAATAA
- a CDS encoding AraC family transcriptional regulator, producing the protein MTTDQKNTEGLWNGEPVVIVRTPSAFAKQSLLYIQELGYFQKTSDFTIERKELTSFLLVFTLSGKGELLYRDKKYILKPHDLFFINCDEYLQYSTSGDEAWEFISLYLYGNLIEHFYEQFAKHNKPVISLHNPYVILDKLHALICGQSDRSLSGELLTSRLIGEILTYILQHPYDHRYVNAGTLSEVRQVQQYLDQSYCERITLDSLADMFNLNKFNLAKNFKKQIGFSPIDYLINVRITAAQGWLKTSDISIVDIARYVGIPNTSHFINLFKEHVGETPHSFRKKWGNRSKL; encoded by the coding sequence ATGACAACAGACCAAAAAAACACCGAGGGCCTCTGGAACGGCGAACCTGTCGTAATTGTGCGCACTCCCTCCGCTTTTGCCAAGCAATCCCTTTTATATATTCAGGAATTAGGCTATTTCCAAAAAACCTCTGATTTTACAATAGAAAGGAAAGAACTCACCTCCTTTTTGCTTGTTTTTACGCTGTCTGGTAAGGGAGAATTACTGTACCGGGACAAGAAGTATATTTTAAAGCCTCATGATTTGTTTTTTATTAATTGCGATGAATATTTACAATACAGCACCTCCGGTGATGAAGCCTGGGAGTTTATCAGCTTATACCTGTACGGCAACCTGATCGAACATTTTTACGAACAATTTGCCAAGCATAATAAACCGGTAATATCCCTGCACAATCCATATGTTATATTAGACAAGCTGCATGCACTAATCTGCGGGCAGTCTGATCGAAGCCTTTCCGGCGAGCTGCTAACGTCCAGACTCATTGGTGAAATACTGACGTATATTTTGCAGCATCCTTATGATCATCGGTATGTAAATGCAGGAACGCTCAGCGAAGTACGTCAGGTGCAGCAGTATTTGGACCAGTCCTACTGTGAGCGAATTACGCTGGACTCGCTGGCAGACATGTTCAACCTAAACAAATTTAATCTTGCTAAAAATTTCAAAAAACAGATTGGATTTTCTCCAATTGATTATCTCATTAATGTCCGGATCACAGCCGCTCAGGGATGGCTTAAAACCAGTGACATATCCATTGTGGATATCGCAAGGTACGTTGGGATTCCCAATACGAGCCATTTTATCAACCTATTCAAGGAACATGTAGGGGAAACACCTCATTCCTTCCGTAAAAAGTGGGGAAACCGCTCCAAACTGTAA